The Akkermansia sp. N21116 genome includes a region encoding these proteins:
- a CDS encoding PDZ domain-containing protein: MFSKLIVPMFPLALGVACFAQEIVSPLPPEDLIAEQDKAVLDRQAGEIFKQWDTLAKPLAGSVVHIISGNRLVAVGTVVAPGKVMSKFSDLKLARGLLAVMDASGHVYDMRPLARVPEHDLVLLDVPGLKVPPVKFADKPSALNEGDLVAAVMPGGRVTDFGVVSVAERSLREEDLPYLGLVVDPSWEGKGARVADVEAGGGSHLAGLGRGDVITKVNGTVLDGIFSLRKALNGVKPGDTVPVEYSHGDKNVKTSIRTASRPTDRMRFPQKRLELMNSMGNRMNARRDGFPLVVQTDMTIAPEFAGSPVINLNGEVVGMALSRAGRMETYILPGWLWKDLTKSILTQLEEARLAAERESIPLAEPVEDEDKSDAGTMQPRLDDIRKSLQKKGYQPKDY; the protein is encoded by the coding sequence ATGTTTTCGAAATTAATCGTTCCGATGTTTCCTTTGGCTTTGGGCGTTGCCTGCTTCGCCCAAGAGATTGTGAGTCCGCTGCCTCCTGAAGATTTGATTGCCGAACAGGATAAGGCGGTTCTTGATCGTCAGGCTGGAGAGATTTTCAAGCAATGGGATACTCTTGCCAAACCTCTTGCCGGTTCGGTTGTCCACATTATTTCCGGCAACCGCCTCGTGGCGGTGGGTACGGTCGTGGCGCCGGGAAAGGTGATGAGCAAATTCAGCGACCTGAAACTTGCCCGCGGCTTGCTCGCCGTGATGGACGCTTCCGGGCATGTGTACGACATGCGCCCTCTGGCCCGCGTTCCGGAACATGATCTGGTTCTGCTGGATGTACCGGGATTGAAGGTTCCTCCGGTCAAGTTTGCCGACAAACCGTCCGCGTTGAACGAAGGCGACCTGGTGGCTGCCGTGATGCCCGGCGGTCGAGTGACTGATTTCGGTGTTGTCTCTGTTGCCGAGCGTAGTCTGCGGGAAGAGGATCTCCCCTATCTGGGACTTGTCGTAGATCCTTCCTGGGAAGGCAAAGGGGCTCGAGTGGCGGACGTGGAGGCTGGCGGCGGTTCCCATCTCGCCGGGTTGGGGCGTGGCGATGTCATTACGAAGGTGAACGGAACGGTACTGGACGGTATTTTTTCCCTGCGCAAAGCACTTAACGGAGTCAAGCCCGGCGATACGGTTCCAGTGGAATATTCCCACGGCGACAAAAATGTGAAAACGAGCATTCGTACCGCTTCCCGGCCGACCGACAGGATGCGTTTTCCTCAAAAGCGGCTGGAGTTGATGAATTCCATGGGCAACCGGATGAATGCCCGGCGGGATGGTTTTCCTTTGGTCGTGCAGACGGACATGACGATTGCTCCCGAATTTGCAGGCAGCCCGGTCATTAACTTGAACGGTGAAGTAGTCGGCATGGCTCTTTCGCGTGCGGGGCGCATGGAAACCTACATTTTGCCCGGATGGCTCTGGAAGGATCTTACCAAGAGCATTCTTACTCAGCTCGAAGAAGCAAGACTGGCTGCGGAACGGGAATCCATCCCTCTGGCCGAACCCGTGGAGGATGAAGACAAATCCGATGCCGGTACGATGCAACCTCGCTTGGATGATATCCGCAAATCCTTGCAGAAGAAGGGCTACCAGCCTAAGGATTATTGA